Genomic DNA from Urocitellus parryii isolate mUroPar1 chromosome 5, mUroPar1.hap1, whole genome shotgun sequence:
acacacacacacacacacacacacacacacacacacacacagagaaacagacatacacacacacacagagacacacagacacacacagaggcacatagcacacacacagacacacagacatacacacagacacatagacacacacagagacacatagacacacacacacagagacacagagacacacacatagacacacagacacatacacagagatgcacacacacattaGCAATTGGAATAGTCTTTTCCTACCCCAGGCAAGTTAAAGGAGACTCTCTGAGGTTGGGGACTGAACATAGAAATCTAGAGCTCCACTAGATGGCCAAGGTACAGCCCAGGACTGAGTCTTGCTGTGGCACTGGAAAGGCTCCACCAAAACAGAAGAGAAACCAAGACAGAGGAAAGCATGAGTTCAGGAATCGGGTTCCCACACAGAATCAGGATGGAGGGAGCCTACAGGAGGATGGCGAAGGACAACAGTGGGCTGTGGGGACATAGCAACAGCCGAGACTGGAACTCACCAGGCAGCTCTGAGAGAGGCATCACCAAAAGGACAGAGTTGGTCAAACACCTAACATGAACCAGTAGCTGAGGGGTTGGGATTGAGTTAATGACAAGGACAcagaaaaacaaggaaggaaaaaacaagataatttttttttactccaggGAAAGCTTAAAGTATGTAGGGGGAAAATATTCATAGTTTATTTTAAGATCCAACTCTCCAAATATATCCCTTTATAGTCGTAGGGATATAAATACTCAAATTGATAACATGAGAGAGTGGCGGGTAGATGCTGTGTGCTCACGCACAATTCACTTCTGGGTTGGGGTATGGGGTAGGAATGGGAGCTGAGTCATAGGTAATCCTACCTCCTGAGTAGAAATCTGGCATGTTATTTGGAGATACAGAGATAAATGCTAAAAGAATCAGCTAAACAATGGAAAGTCATTGCCTTCATAGCGCAGAGAGGGCAGGGTGTTTATGAAGCTCAAGGAACCTTGTAGATCTGGTTGACTGTAACCCAAGGGTCAATAAACTTCTCTAAAGGGACAAATAGTAAATACACAAGAGCAGCTACAAGCCAGGGATGGCGCTATGTATCGATATttccagtgacatgggaggctgaggcaagaggacaacaaattcaaggtcagcctcagcaatctatcgagaccctgtctcaaataaaaaataaaaaggggctggggatgtagctcagtagtaaaacgccctgggttcaattcccagtaccaccaaaaaaaaaaaaaaaaaggaaaacaaaaagactaATTTGCAGGGCCCAGTGTAAATTGAAAACGTGATTTCCTTGTTCAAAACTATTAAGAATCTCAAGATGGCAACAGCAGAGATCAAACCAAATGTGGACCCTTCAGAGTCCTTGTGGGgccccagggcagggccttgTTTATGTGCCTGGGCACCTCGCATGCCCATGAAGCTGGCCTGATTTTAGTCTTCCCAAGTCCCAGGGATTCTGTCACATCTACTCAACACTACCATTGTATACACAAGTGATCACTGACAGTATGTAAATGAATGAGTCccgctgtgttccaataaaactttattgaaacaAAAAAGGTGGTGGGACAGATTTGGCCCATTGGCCATAGTTTTCTGACCCCTGCCTCTGGGTATGTATTATTAATAaggataaaacttttaaaaaaaaatcatttccatctGTAAAAGAAAACTCGATGAGTAGGGAAGAACATTTTGAGAGAACAATGAATGAGGAGTTTCCTTTCTAACCATCAGGACCCACACTAGGGCTGTCGGcatggctcagggatagagcacttgcctcatatgcccaagaccctgggttctttACCCAGCACcgtaaaaacaaacaagagaaaaaaaattaagaggatgCACTCTAAACCACAtatgtggtgacacacacctgtaatcccagtgactcggggggctgaggcaggaggatcacaagttgaaggcccatctctacaatttagcaagacccttttacaaaataaaataagaaagggctgggggtgtagcatCCCTACGTTCATGTCagtaccaccaccatcaccaaaaaAAGCTGAATCATGAAAACAATGGGACATTGTCACGTGTTTGACGGACCAATCAATAGTACAGAGACCAGAAAGGGGCACGTGCATCCCTTAGGGATGAGCAAATGGTAATGCAAGCACATCAAAATCAGGCTGAAAGGAAGGAATGTTCCCTCAATGCTGAAGCACTGTGTAGTGCTGGCCCTGGAGCTCAGGCGCTTGGGAGATGTGGGTGAGGAGCTGCCTGTCACAGACACATCACCCTGGGCCTCCTAAAAGTTTCTAGAACAAGGCCTCTATATCTCTCTAAACCAGTGGTTTTCAGTAGGGTACAGGGGAAATTCTTCAGTTGCATTTGGCAAGGGTCTGGGGACATTGTGTTGTAACTGGGTGGTGGGTGCTGTTGGTATCTAGTGGTCAGAGGCCAAGAATGCTGTTCAACACTCCCAGATGCACCGGACAGCCTCCAACAGCCCCCGACAGCAAGGAAGTATCCAGCCCAAAATGCCAAGAGCGCCGACACTGAGAAACACCCTGTCTAAACAAGTCACATTCTTCACACACCCTCTGACCTACTGCAGAGGGCCCGGAAGGCCTGTGCCCTGGGCGCGCCTGGCCTAGTCCAGTCTGCCAGAAGTGAGCGGTAATTTACACCTCTAACAACTCCTAGAACTGGAAGCGGTGCTGCCCACCCTTCCTGCCTGGGAACTTTCTCTCTTCTGACCTGCCCAAACCCTGGACTCTAGAGGCCACTATTCCCCTACTGTGCTCCCCCTCCCTTGGCAATCCCTCCCTTGGCATAGTGCAGGCTGCTGGCCCTGAAGCCCTGGGAACATTCCTAACCTTTGCTTTGGTTTCCTCTGGCTCTTGGCAGCCCCCGGCTGGCTTTGGCACGCATGCCTTGGGCCCCACATGTACAAGTGCCCCATTGTTTCCATGACCCTCTGTCTCAGGCCTGCTCCCACTTTGCAACCTCCCCTGGGAAGCCCTCTGGGTGCCTTTATCTCCCAATAGTCTACCGAGGGGCAGGTGCCAATGTAGAATGAGCGTGGGTTCCTCTGGCCTGGTTTGTACCTGCCCATGGCCCCAACCTAATGCCTGCCCTAAACCGGAGGAGCTGCCAACCTCTGACAGGAGCAGGGAGGCATGGagctctcctccccttccttccctggactgggtgaccttgagcaaggcctctccctcctcctggaaAAGTGCAGAAGCTGCATCCCTGGGGACACAGAGAGGAGAACGCGGGGAAGGCAGAGCTGGGAGCCAGAGCTTCCTGCATAATGGATCTGCTAATGCATGTGCTGTCCAGAAAGCAGAGCACTTAAGTGCCTCTTAACCAGCCAGTAACCCCACCCGACCAAGCCTCAAGTCTTCCTGGGGAAGGAGGGCGAGTTCTCAGCAGCCTTTCTTTCTGAGGATCTGAGTCCAGCCATTAGCATGAACATCCCAGGGGAGACACTCAAGGACTTTGTCCCTGAGCCAGAGAGGGGACTTCACAGAGAAGTGTGAAGCCCACTGGGCTGCCAGCCTGGATCGGGGCTTCCTTAAGTGTGGGCCTGGGAGTCTCAGCTCTGACCAGTGGGGGTGCTTTCCAGTTCCCACACAGGGCCTTGTGTCCAGGAGTGGGAACACATGGCCACCCTGGCTCCCACCTTACTCCTGGGACCTTCAGCAACATATTGGACTTTTCTGGGTCTCCAGATCCCACTGCAAAAATCCCAAACACTCAGGCAGAAGCCTGAGGCTGGTGATGGGCCAGCTGGGCGGCTGGCAGAGGCATCCCCTGTGCTCCCACTCCTCTTGTGGggacagaatagaggacaccTGGGGTTTGCAGCCCAGCTGTTGTGGAACCTGACTCTGACCCATCACTTAGGAGCCCTGAGGCCCTGAGTGGTGTCCCTAGGCCTCCAAGCTGTGATGATTACTGTGGAGATCGGGATACTTGCCCAGGCTCCGCAATCCCTACTTGGACTAGAGCACACCCATTAGGGTCCAAGGGGCCCACATTCTTAAACACCCCACCCAAGCCACGGAGCTGGTATGAGCCTCCTCTTCATGGAGTCCAAATATTCATGTTGCTGGATCCCCTACCCTGACCTGGTGGGGTCCCAGGGACCTAAGAACCGGCTAACCATGTCCCTCCTCTACCCGAGGACCTGGCAATCTGGGGATATGGGGCATCAGGCACTGAGTAATTCTGTTCAAGCTTGTCTTTCCAAAGCATTTGATCTGGTTCTGTGTCCGGGGCCCGCCCTGTTTCTGGAGTTCTGGAAACAGGTGTGAGAGGCAAAATCAGGGCACGAGGCCTGGCTCTGGCAGCCAGGGGGCTGGTCGCTGACGGTGCCTCTCCTCTGTTTCAGGACTGTTGGAGTGAAGTGCCTGGTccacctccccttccctgctGGCTGGAGTGGAATAGTTTCCACCTCCCAAGTCACAGGAGCATGAGCATGGGACGCAATCAGCCCAGGAAGATGcatgtttccttcctttcccagcaCCCCTCCGGATGCTTCAACAACTTGGGCTTGGCCTGTGGGGTCTGCAGCTTCTGGAGGCGCAGGAAGGAAACTCTGGTGTGCAAGGGTCTCAGGCCTGGGAAGCCTGGGCATTCCTGAAGTAGGTGAACTGGTGCACacacccccgccccctcccccaagcTGCTCAGAGCAGCCAGGGAAAGGTTGAGGAACCCTTGCTACCCGGGTCTTAGGGAATGCACTCTCTTTCTCCACCAccaagggggtggggagaaagaagagtggcttccttctctctcctcctggtcCCCTCATCCTCCTTTTCAtcaaaggcagagaaagaaactGGGGCATGAAGCCGATGGCCTTAGGAGAGAAGGCTTGGTCCTTGGTCCTGAAACTGGAATCGGGTGGCTGGACTCCCCACACCAAGAATCACTTTTGCGTCCCACCCTGAGCCAAACTAGGGGAGAGGCAGAAATGGAGTCTCTGCACATCCATCTTCTGGGGCTTCTGCTCCCTACTCCCCACAGCCCTTTCCTCTCTAAGGGTCAGTATGTACTGCCTACTCGTGCCCTCCTGTTTCTCCCTGGCCAAACCTGCTGTCAGAGACGCGCCCACAAACAGCTACCCGGAAATGGAAGAAGCTGGATAAGACCTGTCCCAGGCAGATTGTCTTAGAGGCACACGTGATGGCTCCTTCCATACATGCAGACAAAAGGCTGTGGGTGGGTGTGCGTTGGGCCCCTCGCTTCCAGATCTTAGTGTTCCACTCAGAAGGTTGGCTCTGAGCTGGAAAGTCAACGCAGATCCTGTTCTACCTGTCCTGGGCTGTTTTATCTGTAAATGGGGCTGTTAGAGAAGTTAACGGAGATGACACTTGGCAACATGCCTGGCCCAGAGGCTGGCCCAGCAGATGGTACCTGTTGCCCTGTGGGGCACTGGAGATGAGGCTCCAGGACCACCTCATACCCTGAGGGGGAACCCACAGGACCAGAACTATGTGCAGGAGGGTCCCTGGCCCTGTACAAATAGAGTGTGAGAGGATGGTGTCTGGGGTGCGACTGTGACGCCATCCACTCATTTCCAGAGGGACCCTGTGGCAGAGCTCTCTGGATACCCCTGCCTCCTCGTGCTCTGGCAGCAGGGAGCCCTCTCTCTTCACTGCTTGGCAGTCAGGGACAGGCTTCCTGGGCATCAGATCAAAACCCTATCCCCAGGAGTGGCCATACCTCAGGGCTTAGGCTGGATCAGCCTTGCTGGGGCTCAGTTGTCTGAATTGATTTCCTTCAAAGAACGGGGACCATGGCCTCACTGGCTGGAAACATCTAGAATCACAATCCCTCAGTGCCCCATGCTGGGTGATCAATGTTAGGAGCTGTTCCTCCCACCCCCAAGTCCCAGCTCAGATTCCCTGCTATGGGGCAGGCAGGTCTCCCTGCCATTCTTAGATGAGGCCCTGGAGTGCCCAACACAGGCTTTCTGGACACAGACCCTTGAAGGATGCCTAGCCTCACGGTAGATAGTATtagcccatttcacagatggcttCTGAGAATCCCTGCTCTGACAGAACTGGGACTCAGATGCTGCCCAGTGACCTCTGCCAAGGTCCAGGCCCTCCTTACCGTCTGACAGGGTCCCTGCTGGTGTCCTCAGCCTCTGCACCCCAGACCCCAGGCAGCCTTGGGTGGTGTGGATCAGAGAACCTGGTATCAGGGGCCTGGGCCCAGGCCCCCAGCAACCCCCAGCCCAGGGGCCCTCCAAGACCAAGCAGCAGAGTCAGGATCATCTTGCTGGTGGGACAGGCTGGGGCTGGTTTGGCAAATGACTGCAGAAACTGCCAGTGACGTGGTCTTCAAGTTAAAtctcagaaggaaaagaaaacacgGGACAACAAAGAGAGGAAGTGGCCTGGGCCGGCCCACCGGGTAGGTCTCAtccgccacccccacccccgcctcctGCCTGGCCCCCACAGAGGCCACCAACCACGCAGACCAGTTCCTGTGCTCCAGGAGTTCTTGGCTTAGGGACACTAGAGTGTGGGAGACCCAGAGGGTGGCCCTACAAACCCATGGGAGTCAGGAGAAATGCCTAGGCTTCCAGGTGGGGCTGCCGGAAGCGGTTTATCAGTCTCGCGGGAGACCCTGCTGCCCACCCACGCTGCTAGCCAGGAAGTGGAGGCACCTCCTCAGCACCTTTTGCCACTGGGCTGTGGgtggaggctcagagaaggaaaggagcTATCCTGGGGTCACACAGCACAGCCAAAGCCCAGGGCATGGGGAAAAACCTTATGTGCCTGGCCTCAGCTCCTCCAACTGGTTTGGCAGGAGTTTCAGGCTTTAGGGCATCCAGGGTGCTGTGGGTAGCTGGGTAGTCCAGGCTGACTTTAGAGGTGGGTCATTCTTACTTGACAGGCCAGTAGCTCTGACCCCTGCCCTATCTGTGACCCTGCAGCACTGGCTAAAGTGCCTACCCCTTCTTTGTGCACTGAAAACAACAGCCCCAGGCCTGATAGCACCCAGCCAGGGCAGCCTGCAGGTGGGCAGGGCAGCCAATGAATGAGGGGCAGTGATGAATTAGGACATGTCCAGCCCCCATGTCCCTTCTTGGAGGACAAGGGTCAGGAGGGCACAGTTGGGCCAGCAGGGGTCCAGGGACCTCTCCCGGCTGTACCTCCCTGGGGaaggcctccctccctccaccctccccacccccacgccCGCCTGGGCTGGCTGGGCTCCCGCCAGCCAACACGACATCAATATTTCATCCACGTCAATAAGAGGCAGCGGCGGCGGGGACAGCGGCTGCGGCAGCACTCGCGCCAGCTCCAGCCCACAGCTCGCAGGGAGAGTCGGGTTCTGTTCTTGCTCAACATGGATGTCTTCAAGAAGGGCTTCTCCATCGCCAAGGAGGGCGTGGTGGGCGCAGTGGAGAAAACCAAGCAGGGGGTGACTGAGGCTGCAGAGAAGACCAAGGAGGGGGTCATGTATGTGGGTGAGTGACGCAGGGCggggcagggtggggcagggaaggGCAGTGTGGTGCCTGGGGTGGGATGTCTGGTACCTTTGGTCGGAGGACCTTTCTCCCCAGCTCCAGGGAGGCACTCTGGGAGGAGGCGAGGACCTGGCtgttgaggcagggtctccaGATCCTGCAGCATCTACAGTCCCTTGCACACACCAGTGTTTGCCTCTGGCTTCCTTGGAGCCCCAGGGTCTCTAGGACAGGATCAGAGCGCCACTCAGACCTCTGACCCAGCTGACCGCCTCTCTATGCATTCATCAAGGCCTGCACAGACACATCCTAGGGTCCTCCGAACTTGGACACCCTGAAGCTGTGAGCAGTTGGTGATTAGGCGAGCTGCCTCCCTCTTCACATGGAGCTGCAGCCTGGCCAGGCCACAGGTTCCTCCCTGCCCAGGGTGAAGAGGTGCACAGGGGAGGTGGGACTCTGGCTCAGTGCCTAACCCACTCCAATGCCCCTCTGCTCCCTCTgaagaggaggcaggggaggttGAGGCGATGACTCAGCCCTCGTCTTCCCTGACCAGCATGCTGCTCTGGAGGCCGGGCCACACCCAGGCAGAGTCTGGGTACACTAGTGTCCCTAACTCTCTTTTGTCCCTCCATCCTGTCCTGTCTCCTCCCCATCCGTCCCCTAGCTCCAGACATAGCAGGAAGCAGTCCTTTGAAGGGGCAGCTGGCCCCCAGACACCCTCTACTGGCCCCCAGCTTGTCCAGCTGTTCTGTGGCTTCTTTGTCCTGACCGCCTCCAACACCAAGAGGTGGGTCTGGGCTGACGCTTCCATTTCCTCCCCAGGAGCCAAGACCAAGGAAAATGTGGTGCAGAGCGTGACCTCAGGTGAGGATCCCCAGGACCAGGGGCATGAGGGACGGGGCTTCAGCACTCCTGCACCCTAGTACTAAGGGCCCATGCCCAAAGTCCTCCTTACACCAACCGGGGTCCAAATCCCTATGGGGATCCAGATCCCTGCACACCTGAACTAGATCGGGGTAAGGCTCCCACTCCCGCCCATGAGTGTCAAAGCTGTCCTGAAGTCAAAAACAGGGATCGGAGGGTCCCAAAGAGCCAGAGTCCCAGTGCTCTGGGAAAGGCCCCTCTGCCTGACTTGGTGGGGAGGGTCAGGGTCCAGGCCAGCCCCAGTCTTCCCACAGTGGCCGAGAAAACCAAGGAGCAGGCCAACGCTGTGAGTGAGGCTGTGGTCTCCAGCGTCAATACTGTGGCCACCAAGACCGTGGAGGAGGCGGAGAAAGTTGTGGTCACCACCGGGGTGGTGCGCAAGGTAAGTCCTTGCTCCCATCCTTCCTCTGGGTCCAGAGAAGCCCACCAAGGTGGGGGTGGAGGATGTTACTCACAGACCTGGGCACTGAATCCCCTTCCCATTCATCaccctctgtgtgtctgtgcagGGGTTGTGCTTGGTGTCCTCACATCATTCATATCTGGAATCCTCACAAATGCCCCTGAATTGGAGAGTTAGGGcttattttatagacaaggaaaatgAGGCCCCAAACCAGGCCAGCTCCATGGCTTTCAGCATGGAGGATATACCCCATTTTACCAGTGAAAACAGATCACATGGTGATAAGCAGCCTCCCAGGCCGTGGACATCAGGTTGGAGCTGCAGAGTCACCACCCAGTGTCCAGCTGCCCTCCCAGACCTGGCTGCTGCTtcctcccaggagcagcagggagTCAGCGCCCCCTGGTGGTGAAAAAGTAGTAACAGTTCTGACCCCACCCTCCACTGGGGCCTTTGTGTGTGAGCAGGTGTGCAGCATATGCTGGGTGTGTGTACCAGGATGAGGGGGcatgcgtgtgtgcgtgtgtgtgtgcatgtgcatgcaatGTGTGAGCATGCATGGGAAAGAGGGCTGCAGCAGAAGGCACAGCAGCAGGAGGCATTGCAGAAGGTAGATGCGAGCTGCATGAGCTTTCCCGGCACCTGCCACAGAGCAAGTTCTACTGAAAGTTTTTTACacttattaacttatttaatggGTACAAATATCCTacaactaaaaggaacaaataaaaattttttaaaaatgggtacaAAAATCCTATGAGATAGGTCATGGAAACCAAGGCCCAGGGATTAGGTAATATACCCACGATGCCAAAAGGGTGGCGATCCTCTGGCTGG
This window encodes:
- the Sncg gene encoding gamma-synuclein isoform X2, translating into MDVFKKGFSIAKEGVVGAVEKTKQGVTEAAEKTKEGVMYVGAKTKENVVQSVTSVAEKTKEQANAVSEAVVSSVNTVATKTVEEAEKVVVTTGVVRKEDLDHPAPKQEDQAAEEEEVAEEAKSGGN
- the Sncg gene encoding gamma-synuclein isoform X1 — protein: MDVFKKGFSIAKEGVVGAVEKTKQGVTEAAEKTKEGVMYVGAKTKENVVQSVTSVAEKTKEQANAVSEAVVSSVNTVATKTVEEAEKVVVTTGVVRKEDLDHPAPKQEDQAAEEEEVAEENLSGSLLQPPTGTVGRANLGLE